CTCCCAACAAGGAGTGCCTTTACGTGCTGGAAGGTAACCAACAATATGTGCCCGAGTCTGAAAATTTCACCGCTGTGAAGAAAGTTTAGTCCAATTATTCCaatttttgtgatattaaatTAGATTCTTTTGTGAGCTCTGGTGTTAATTAAAGGGAATCTGACAGAGCCCAGCAGGCATCACCACCGAcactgtttcatttgtttgatgAGCAATATGACCAAGATTTCAAACTGCTGTTGCTATAGCCTCCTTCCCtcaacaacagcatcaacatTGCTCATGGTAAATTGGTCACAAATGATGTTTGGATTTAAGGATGTTTTAACAATATCCCTCTGGGTAACAAAGCCACTTCCTGACCAACTTATTATGTGCAGTGCTaaagttttctctctgtggttgttaaACTACAAACAAGCTGACAGGTGATAACTTTTCCACAGTGCATTCCTCATTATCTTGCACACCAAAGAATATATCAGAATATGCTGTCATTATGTGCAGCAGTGTCCCTGTAATTGTCACCAGAGCCCTCAAAACAAAACCCACAGAGACCTGATCTAGTAATAGATTATGACAAATCAGCAACACTGAGGGAAATTTGAAAGGATCACATATTTTATCCACCATTCTATGGTAGTATTATATGCCTGAATTACTTCTGTGGCAGTAGAAGTGATACACAATCATGCTTCTCTCAGCCCTGCCCCGCCAGAGAAtagagctgctgtttgatgaCACCTTCTACATCGAGGCGTCATTCGAGTGCCGTTTCGACCACATTGAGGTGCGGGACGGTCCCTTCAGTTTCTCCCCGCTCATCAATCGCTTCTGCGGCTCAGCCAACCCCGGGCTCGTCCTCTCCAGCGGGCGCTTCATGTGGATCCGCTTCTTTAGTGATGAAGAGCTGGAGGGGATCGGCTTCCAGGTCCAGTACAGCTTTACTGCAGGTGACTCAAACACAGCGGGATGGTTTATCGATCCCGGTACGGCAATGTTCTCACTGAACCATCCTGGATGTTCATCTGGTCTTTAATAATGCTTCAATAAAATgtctctaatctaatctaatatcTGTGTTCTGACTGATGATGACTGTAATTGTGTGatatctctctccatctttgtgATTTCCCCCAAAGATCCTGAATTTCATCTGCACGTGGGAGGACTTTAAACCCTATCCCAGGTACTACAACTACACACCTGCTCGAGTAATTTCAGTCATATATCTTAACATGAGATGCAAAGTCATGGCAGTTTCCCCTCTCCACCACCCCaatctccctttttctctcttgtgtGTTTCCACTTTCTCTGCCTACTTGTTATTaccctctgtcactgtctgcGGGTCAGATTGTCAGTTTGAGCTCTCTGGGGCTGACGGCCTGATCCGTTCCAgtcaggtggaggaggagtacAAAGTGAGGCCAGACCAGGCAGTGGACTGCATCTGGACTATACGAGCCCCAAAAAACAACAGGGTATGGCGTTTGATATTGTTTCAAGGTTTccaaacaatacaaaatattcACTCCAGCCACTTAGATGCAATGATTTTCGGctttattttgtcttgtttgatAATAAATTGAATGTTTAGGGTTTTAGACAATTAGTtgagcaaaacaagacatttgaagacatcaccttggggTTTAGGAAACTGCAACaggtatttttcactattttctgacattctaCAGTCTAAATAATTAAGCAATCGGATTAAtggacaatgaaaataattatttagtAATGAAAACATGAGTTGCATTcttaatattgtaaaaaaaaattccactTAGCTGATGGGCAACAGCAGTGAGTCTCTTTTCCTACATTATCAGTAATACAAGCACATAGAATACATTGTCAGAGACTGAGTTGTAACAGAATGATTAAAGAAGGAAGAAGGGCTGAGACAATTAAAGTCATGGTAAGATAGGGGAAGGGGagatatactgtgtgtatatatatctatatatctatatctatatctatgtctctctctctctctctatatatatatatatatgtatatatatatatatatatatatattatatatatatatatatatatatatatatatatatatatacacacatatatatagatatagatatacaCATAACTCTTCATCCCCTCCCCATctgttgtgatgtgtgtttgttccctATCCTTTACATAATCATGAAGACAAAGCATGTGGATTTCAACTTCAACTACAGATAAATGCGCTCTGCATACTTTATCATCAAACATTCAAACAGTGCATCCACAGCTTGACATATGTGCACATGAAGTACAAAGCAAACATAGGCAGCAATAATCCAGCAGGCTACAtaagcacacatacagtaaagcTGGCTCGAAATGATTTATATTTGATCCTTTAATGCAGAAATGGCTTCAAATTGGGACTTGTCTTCTTATAGCAAAGCAAAATGCATGAAACTGCatgaaaaataagcaaaatCTATAGTACATCCCCTCCTCATTGCTTATTCCAGATTTACCTGCGATTCTTGGAATACCAGATGGAGAACTCAAATGAATGTAAGAAGAACTTTGTGGCTGTTTATGATGGCAGTAATGCCATTGAGGACCTAAAGGTAACATATCATAATTTATGTTATAATACGTAATATAAAATTAAAGCCCCTTGATCCAAATTACTTAATTTGTTGCACAGTGCAGTCTATTATTCTCTCAGCTCTgagtttctctctccctctgctacACAGTCTGTCTTTCCTTGTCTTGTATGCACCATCTTAATATCGCATTTGGATCAGAAATATATAGCAACTGTTCTACAGACCTTGGCCTCAATGAGACTACGCATCCAAAACTATGAGAGAAAATGATGTGCCGTTTCTTGCAGGCCAAGTTTTGTAGTACAGTAGCTAATGACATCATGCTGGACACCGGTGTGGGAGTGGTGAGGATGTGGGCTGATGAGACGAGCCGTCTCAGCCGTTTCCGGATGCTGTTCACCTCTTTTGCTGACCGTGAGTTATTCTCCTTGAGTTATTCTTAACCTGTcgttttacatttttaccagTGTCCCTTTTGTTCAGCTTCTCCTGCTGTGAGAGGTCAAGCAGAGTGTGTGGCTTGGGTTTATGACTGAACACAGTATTGTAATAGCACTCTCTTGTGGTTTCTATTCAATAATGCAGGCTTTAAGAGTAAAGTAGCAGTTGTAGAAAATGCATTAAACTATATCATGTTTCACAATATTACAAAAATGCTGACTTCTTGTGTATCCTtttgaaaacagagaaacagtgtaTCTGTAATACAGTGAGCGCTTTATCAGTGGAATCCCTGTTACACAAATCTGACTAAAGCTTACAAGAATTAGATGGATTTCCTCTTACTATTACTTTCAATGTTTGCTTTGTAAGTTTGCTTGAATCACATGCTGATacacctttgtttttgttgcagcacCCTGCATGGGCAGTGCATTCTTTTGCCACAGCAACATGTGCATCAACACGTCTCTGGTGTGCAACGGCATACAAAACTGCGTCTTTCCCTGGGATGAAAGCAACTGCAAAGGTACTCCAGTTGTGCCAATGCACTTTCTTTGAAATACCGCAGTGTTATAATGAGTTGTGTCTTGTTATGTAATATGATGCATGTCGTGTCTGGCTCTGTTGTGTAACATTGAGTCTTCTCGAGGATCCTTTTCCTCAAATATCCCCGCAACTCTCCTGTGTAATTTTTCACCCTGATCTGACAAAGCAGTGAATGTTGCTCAATGTTGGGCATGACAGAATATTCCTGCAAAATTTCCACTCGGCAGGGAAAGCAGGATCGCATCATCTTTGATGCCTTTCCAGCTAAAAGACCTTCATGGCCTTTTGGCTGATAAGTGGCTCTTAAGAACCTAAATTGATTGGGATGGCTGTTTATCAGTGCACTGGCCATTAGTGAAGCCTCTGAATTGTTCCTGGCAACCAAAGATACAGACTGTCCTGATGGGTGGATGGCAATGAGTAAATGACTGATGTACTCTCAGTGGCTCTGAATGGTCCTCATAttttatctcctctctgtcactctgtttaTCTCCGTCATccagagaaaaagcacaaaggTATTTTTCACCAGATCACAAAGACCCACGGGACAATAATCTGTGTGTCTACGGGAgtggtgctgctgctcctcattGTCTCCATACTGGTGCAAGTCAAACAGCCACGAAAAAAGGTAATAGAAAATCATGCCACAAAATATTGGTGTAGAAATGTCTAAGTTACTGAGTGTgtttaatcatattttaaagGTGTTGGTACGTAAGAATAACCTGTTTCACCGGAATGACTTCCAGGAGGTGTTCGACCCTCCTCATTATGAACTTTTTACTCTCAGAGACAAGGTTAGTTTGATTACTTTGATGAATTATTACCTGAACGTGGTGGTGtgcttttaaaactgcaaatgAGACAACATGGTTCTTTTTAGGAGATGTCTGGGGACCTTGGGGAGTTATCAGAGGAACTCCAGTCCCTGCAGGCGCTCAGGAGATCCTCATCAGGCTCACGTTGCATACACGAACACCACTGTGGTTCTCAGGCCTCTATCAACTCCATCAAAGCCAGCCATGGTGCACACGGCCTGGGCAGGGGATCAATGGAGCTTCCCCCTTTCAGAGGGGACCTCCAGAGCACATTACCTCCTTTCAGGGActtaaacagcagcagcctaCGGAAGAAGAGCTGGCCCAGTATAAAACCAGGCCGAATCCAGGCCCATCACAGCGTGGGGGATAGGGTGCTGGGGCGGCAGGATAGAGTcatggaggaggatgaagaggaggaggaggacggaaGGTACGACGTGTATGTGCGCAGAGCAGGAAGCCGAAGAGGGAACTACGATATGGCCCAACAAAGATCCTTGTCCATGGACTTCTGAAAACAGAAGGCAAGACAACGTTGGCAGGTTGGTAAAGTAAATAATACAGCAACAACTTTTAAATCAGTGCCACAAATTGGAAGAACTCAACACATTTacaagaaagaggaggaagagactgctgtgtcactgcagaGAGGGTGTGTGTCACTTACATCTCACAGATGATAATACTGTGTATTGTTCTTGTGATTTATGTGTTATGTTCaatacattttactgtaaagCAAATAGATTCTATTCAGTATGTTTTAATTCGATGTTTATGTTCCcaaagaatattttaaatggAATTGTGGTTACATTTTGAGCAAACAATGGAATAATCACTTCTCAGTTCTTGTTTAATCTATTAGTACCTGTGTTAAACAATAAATATCTACATTTCCACACCATTGGTTTAGGAAAAGTCTCATCTTGCATTTGATGTAGAGTCAGTTTTAAcaccagaaataaaaataaccatTAACAGCTGAACTGTCACTCGTTCCTCTTTCCTGGAGGGAAATGTATGTCGATCAGGAATCTTCTAAAGGGTGTGTCACAAAGGTGTGCTGGTTGGAATTTCCCCCATAAAGTTGTTGTATAATCCAATTATACTGCCGCCAAAACACCCATCAAACTCTCCACTGGCACACTTACCAAAcactctgtttcattttctttttgactaTAGACAGATTGAATAACCAATGGGTCATTGAGACATTAATTTCCCTAAAGTCCTCTacattattaaaatgaacaaacttTGGATTACAGGTTTTGATTAACAAAACCAatatttagaaaagaaaaaaaatgttagaaattGAACAGTATGAGTGCCAGAAATTACCTTTAAAAATGGTTGAAGTAATAAAATTAGAGTTAGAGTTTAGATTACAGTGTTTCCTTATAAGCTGTTTTCATCACCATAGTTTGGGACCACACGTGCACCAGATGGCTGtaaaatatagtttttattATGCTTTATTCCACTACTGATGTTGATGtcaatcagaaaatgaaaattgttcATAAACTGGGAAGTGTCTCAGAAATTCCCACAAATGTACGTattacttttccttctctcacaCAGGCACAGCTTTATGGTCAGTGTGCCAAAATACTTAGATAACCTTGGATCTGGAGGACAAGACATATTTAGAAACCCAGAGTCGTTTCTAGGCCATGGCCTTGCAGTTTAGTCAGCAAGTCTGTGCGGTTCATTCATCATATTCAGAAAAATCACTGGGCAGATAATTAATGGAGCAACTATGCATACAAAAAAAACAGACGAACACGCAGTCTTGTTGCTACAGGATGGATGTTGTTTATGCCAGTGAACCATGTCGTGCACTTGCTCTGGTTGGCTACCTTCTACACATGACCAAAAGAATAAGAATATAATCAATGAGCTGATAAATACTGTTAGTAGGTCAATCACAATGACTTGCATGGGGCTGAATTATTTCATAATTTGGCCTTACATGGGAAGGAATCTGTGTCTTTCTCAGGTACTGTGTATTTGCTGAGTATGGGTGCTTTTAAGGAACACTGTGGTGCacagtcattatttttgtcaCAGTATCTGTGAATAGGCAGAATATCTCAGCAACATCAGATAATGAATCACCAAGGAAACTGAAATTAGGTCAATAGGTGCATAGCATAAAGGCTGCATGGCTTTTTATTATAGTATTATGATGCAATGAGTTGAATCTGTGATAACAGCTCAACTTATCATGCAGGTCCCGAATtcataaagaaaacatttgttctTGACAGACATACCTATTTCTATGTACATTATTCCTGTCTGATTCAGCAGTACAGTGGTTAGTTTGTTACAAACCTTGTGTTATGTAAAACCATTTTGTTCCATTACAAGCGCCCAACCCATGTAGATGATTATATGGATTTTAGCACAGGAATTATATACAGTCATAACTGAATATCACATTTACTTCCCAGTGCAGCAGACAAATTGGTGAATCATATAACCACTTACATAAGCCTGCAGTCTGTCAACCATTAACAGAGTTCAACCCAAGAGAAGGCGCACATGCTAAAACATAGTAATGGAGTTTGAGATACTATAACATAAGAACGTGTGCCTATCTTTgtgcatgtgactgtgtttgtctctgtgtgtgtgtgaccatacTGTATATAAGAAACGTCTTGTGTGACCTCAGTTGCACAActacacattattttttttatgagaTAAGTTAACAGCTGTGGTTACACTAAGACATGACAAAGCACACACTATGTTCCTTCTCTTGTCTGCAACAACTCAGCATTCCTCACAGTATGCTCCTGACTGAACTCTATATTATCACATGTGACATGTGCTTCTATGAAAAGACAGGTGACTGAAAAATATGCAACCCAAGACCGGTTTCTCATCATTCTTATCTTGAACTGCAGAGTATTGTGGGACTGTTGAATAACAAGTCAATAGTTAAAAAGCACTTTATTAAACAATACATACACATTTGATAAAATATGACATAGAAATCACACACTGCAATAATTCCATCTGTGACATCTTTTAAAACTTTGGTAAAACTATACATTAATAACACATATGAATACAACACTAGTCTAGAATTTTTGCAGATGTCCTTTTTGTCCCCATTTATGTTAATAATATGCTACAGTCAGTAGCACTGCGTCAGTCTTTGGTTGTTCCTTTagtttctttcatctttttgttctatttctcttcatcctctgccTGCGAATGAGAGCACTTTACTATGTTCAGTCAACAATGTCATGAAGCCATGAAGTGTGCAGGCAGGCAGTCAGTCTTCCTCAAGACAGCAAATTGTGCCAACAGTTTCTCTTAGTGTGTTTAGAGTCAACAATCATGATGAGCTCCTCAGCGATTCATCAAAGAAGGCCATGTGTTCGTGTGCCACCAGGGGTGTGTTCTCCCCGAGAACAGCCTCTGTGAAGTTTGGCCGTCTCCAGGCATAAACCATACTGTTCAGGAAACCCTGCAGGGACACACTAGCAGCCTGAAAGGAACAGAAATAAAGCTGTAACTTGCAACTCAGACGTCAGATAAAATTCTTATTTGCTCCTGTCATTTGAAATCCTGGTCTCCGAAAATGTACCTGTATCATGTAAAGGCCAAACAGGCTGCGCTGTTCAATGTTTGTCCATATCATGAGGGTGGACAGCAGAATGAGGAcaagagctgcaggaggaggaaatatAGGAGATCAGTCTGATGTTGAGTTAGTCAGAGAAATGaatcacgtgtgtgtgtgtatgtgtgtgtgtgtgtgtgtgtgtgtgtgtatacctggtGCCCAGCAGATTAAGATGACCATCACCATTTTTCTTGCTGTAGAAATCCCTTGTTTGAATCTCCTTCTTGAACGTCCATCTCCTTCCACTGGAAAAAGAAACTGATGCTGATGTCTTTCATACCATTTACCAACCTTATAATAAATTAcctgaaacaagaaaaaaaacattatataacaataacaatatacTACTACTTCTAATACATATATTCTCATACTTAACTCTCAATGTTAAGTATGAGAAGTATTGAATTTAATCTAATCTATTACAACtacaaaactgtaaataagaatgtgttgtttttttcttctgacttacagaacaagacagaaacactggtATCAccacaatgaaaagaaaaactctgaTGAAAGTATCATGGATTTTCTcctgttaagaaaaaaaaatcatgttagcacaaacacacactggtcaTTCATGGAAGCTGCCTTGCATTTCTTTTAACAAATATAACCACGTGTTTATATAGTGAATACAATATGCAACAATACCaattagagaaagaaaaacaataataaaatgtgtgaatgtgtaaaactctgaaaatgaaaattaaagtgtTCAAAAAAGTCTACATAAAAGCAAGGGTACAAAAGTGAGAGAGCTTTATACTCACAGCATCGGAGCAGGAGTCCTTCCAgacatgcaaaaacaaaatacaactgagaaaaaaaagaaaaatcaaaaaggtcaaaaatgcaggggaacagacagagaacagacctgtttttgtctcttctgtAACTTCTTTAAAAGAAGTGACTTGTGTGCTCACCTGTTGCAGTACTTGGTGTCATTATGGACAATCTCTGATCTGTCAGCGATCGGAATCAGCAGAGTCGATTTTATGAAGGGAGTGAACACATATGCTAAGTAAATTGCAATGGGGATCAACCTGTGATattggagagagagggagagacagaattTAACAGTGTTTCCCAGGGGTGATATCCACAGAGTCTAGAAAGGTAGTTTGAGTGAATTACAATATTCAAAATAAGTAAGAAAACTCACCACACCATGGCATATACAGGTATAGCTACTATTTTCCTTCTGCACTGACTCTATAAACAAAGGCAGATAGCAAGAAAGAAATCATTGAATCTATCGCAATGTGTCTTTGGAAAAATTATAATCTACAGATGCAGCTGAAGGCTCACCTGTCCACCTTCATCCTCTGCTGGTCTCGCTCTCCATCCTTGGAGTGCATTTTTCGACTTCCAAGCATAAACCACCACcagcagaaatgaaataaagtaaaatgtctgGAACAGAGAGGACAAATACACAATGAACGTACATTGATGCCAAATGTGACGATATGTATCATGAAGCTGATCGCTTCAATACAATGTCAAGTACTGCAGCTATTAGTCAAAAAACCCTCCTCCTTGTCCTACTCcataaatataaaatctgtttgtgtgaagaGGGTCCAAGGTTGGAAAACTCCTATCAAGTTCAGACATTTGCTCTTTGTCTTTATGGGGACTTTCTTTAtgattctttgtgaggacaTGTTTATTGTTGAGTTTAGTTTTCTGTAGATAAAGACCTGCTTGTAAAAAAGCTGCTTTACTTTAGTTAGAACATTCTGTTACTTGTATCTTGCTCTAAAACCTTCAACAAGAAcaatttttaaatgtaagaaatgTGATTTGGGAACACGATTTACACATATGGAGGATAAACAAGGAATTTTGGAGAGTCACAATTTGATTCCATTCCAACTTCATCAGAAATAACACTTTGTTGTGCTTGAACTTATGACCTCCTCTAtgtatttaaatatacagtttaaCTGCTTATTCTCACGCAGGGTGAACTGAACTGTCATAGATACTCTGCCATAAATATGAGCTACTACTTTAGCTGTGGGATATTAATGCTTGGGTGCCACAGTGGTGCAGcagttagcactgtcacctcacagcaagatgGTTCTGTgaggagtttgcatgttctccctgtgcttgTGTAGATTCTCTCTGGATACTCTGGCCTccttccacagtccaaagacctgcattaggttaattggtgactctaaattgcctgtagtgtgaatggttgtttgtctatatgtcttgagcctgtgatggactggtgatcgGTCCAGGATGTACCCCCCCCCATATGTCAGCTGGTATAGGCTCCAGCCTcccgtgacccttaacagataggtggtatagataatggatgaattaATATTAATGCTTCTCTAATGTTATATTCCTTTAGTCGTTTACTATGGGCTCATTTACTACGTTATCTTAAACATTTTTTAGAACTTGTGTTAACGTTGTTGTTCATGACAACTGCCTACTGGAGCCCACACATTCTACATCCACATAAAGTAATGAAGGCATGATAAACATGGGGGAGATTATTAATCTCGGGCTTGAACTGATTTGAACTGGCCCAGTTTTCCTTAAATGTTGAACTTTGAATGGCTAAATATTTTCCTTATCTGCATTTTGAAACAAATTCCACAACCTGAACTGAATGACATAGTGCaacactgtttttgttcattacattctttcctctgtttgttctatgtaaaataaatatctaCTCTGCCCTCAATTCTTTtcactgtaaaatataatgaattCAAAAAACTTTAAGATAATGCAGTTCACAATGGACTCATATTatatcttttttattattacacttttagATTTTAACACT
Above is a window of Lates calcarifer isolate ASB-BC8 linkage group LG10, TLL_Latcal_v3, whole genome shotgun sequence DNA encoding:
- the si:dkey-30c15.2 gene encoding uncharacterized protein si:dkey-30c15.2 isoform X2; protein product: MELNGILNGDQINVLSTVYLVFLTPSVIGSFSVLVVSTVKWRHLRQQVHLLVQLALADLLAALILISATVMNNISTVYSVAICQYSLPLSLSKNALQGWRARPAEDEGGQSQCRRKIVAIPVYAMVWLIPIAIYLAYVFTPFIKSTLLIPIADRSEIVHNDTKYCNSCILFLHVWKDSCSDAEKIHDTFIRVFLFIVVIPVFLSCSVIYYKVGKWYERHQHQFLFPVEGDGRSRRRFKQGISTARKMVMVILICWAPALVLILLSTLMIWTNIEQRSLFGLYMIQAASVSLQGFLNSMVYAWRRPNFTEAVLGENTPLVAHEHMAFFDESLRSSS
- the neto2b gene encoding LOW QUALITY PROTEIN: neuropilin and tolloid-like protein 2 (The sequence of the model RefSeq protein was modified relative to this genomic sequence to represent the inferred CDS: inserted 1 base in 1 codon), giving the protein MHVVWIFLLFIEEGFPLAQKTKDAGGGSKGVRPSQRPQRSRHCGNWVRNADGGTFSSPNYPNTYPPNKECLYVLEALPRQRIELLFDDTFYIEASFECRFDHIEVRDGPFSFSPLINRFCGSANPGLVLSSGRFMWIRFFSDEELEGIGFQVQYSFTADPEFHLHVGGXLNPIPDCQFELSGADGLIRSSQVEEEYKVRPDQAVDCIWTIRAPKNNRIYLRFLEYQMENSNECKKNFVAVYDGSNAIEDLKAKFCSTVANDIMLDTGVGVVRMWADETSRLSRFRMLFTSFADPPCMGSAFFCHSNMCINTSLVCNGIQNCVFPWDESNCKEKKHKGIFHQITKTHGTIICVSTGVVLLLLIVSILVQVKQPRKKVLVRKNNLFHRNDFQEVFDPPHYELFTLRDKEMSGDLGELSEELQSLQALRRSSSGSRCIHEHHCGSQASINSIKASHGAHGLGRGSMELPPFRGDLQSTLPPFRDLNSSSLRKKSWPSIKPGRIQAHHSVGDRVLGRQDRVMEEDEEEEEDGRYDVYVRRAGSRRGNYDMAQQRSLSMDF
- the si:dkey-30c15.2 gene encoding uncharacterized protein si:dkey-30c15.2 isoform X1 → MELNGILNGDQINVLSTVYLVFLTPSVIGSFSVLVVSTVKWRHLRQQVHLLVQLALADLLAALILISATVMNNISTVYSVAICQYSLPLSLTFYFISFLLVVVYAWKSKNALQGWRARPAEDEGGQSQCRRKIVAIPVYAMVWLIPIAIYLAYVFTPFIKSTLLIPIADRSEIVHNDTKYCNSCILFLHVWKDSCSDAEKIHDTFIRVFLFIVVIPVFLSCSVIYYKVGKWYERHQHQFLFPVEGDGRSRRRFKQGISTARKMVMVILICWAPALVLILLSTLMIWTNIEQRSLFGLYMIQAASVSLQGFLNSMVYAWRRPNFTEAVLGENTPLVAHEHMAFFDESLRSSS